One stretch of Tenacibaculum sp. MAR_2010_89 DNA includes these proteins:
- the pheS gene encoding phenylalanine--tRNA ligase subunit alpha, with product MLDKVKELIGDVKAFKATSKEEVETFRIKYLGSKGLLKDLFAEFKNVDAELRKDFGQALNNLKKSAEGKVAELNDALDNAIEDKGIYGDLTRPSEPIELGSRHPISLVRNQIIEVFNRIGFTVSEGPEIEDDWHNFTALNLPEYHPARDMQDTFFIDKNPDTLLRTHTSSVQVRYMENNEPPIRTISPGRVFRNEDISARAHCIFHQVEGLYIDTDVSFADLKQTLLYFTKEMFGKSKIRLRPSYFPFTEPSAEVDIYWGLETETDYRITKGTGWLEIMGCGMVDPNVLKNCNIDPTKYSGYAFGMGIERIAMLLYQIPDIRMFYENDKRFLEQFKSII from the coding sequence ATGTTAGATAAGGTAAAGGAATTGATTGGTGACGTAAAAGCTTTTAAAGCAACGTCTAAAGAAGAAGTTGAAACATTCAGAATTAAATACTTAGGAAGCAAAGGATTGTTAAAAGACTTATTTGCTGAATTTAAGAATGTTGATGCTGAATTGCGTAAAGATTTTGGGCAAGCTTTAAACAATCTAAAAAAATCTGCTGAAGGTAAAGTTGCTGAATTAAATGATGCCTTAGATAATGCTATTGAAGACAAAGGGATTTATGGTGATTTAACTCGTCCTTCTGAACCAATAGAATTAGGTTCACGCCATCCTATTTCTTTAGTAAGAAATCAAATTATTGAGGTATTTAATCGTATTGGGTTTACTGTTTCTGAAGGACCTGAAATTGAAGATGATTGGCATAACTTTACCGCTTTAAATTTACCAGAGTATCACCCTGCTCGTGATATGCAGGATACATTTTTTATAGATAAAAATCCAGACACTTTATTAAGAACGCATACATCATCTGTACAAGTTCGTTACATGGAAAATAACGAACCTCCAATTAGAACCATTTCTCCAGGAAGAGTATTCCGTAATGAAGACATATCTGCTCGTGCGCATTGTATTTTTCACCAAGTAGAAGGTTTATATATTGACACTGATGTTTCTTTTGCCGATTTAAAACAAACTTTATTATATTTCACTAAAGAGATGTTTGGAAAATCTAAAATACGTTTACGTCCTTCATACTTCCCTTTTACTGAACCTAGTGCTGAAGTTGATATTTATTGGGGACTTGAAACTGAAACCGATTACAGAATTACCAAAGGTACTGGATGGTTAGAAATTATGGGCTGTGGAATGGTTGACCCTAATGTTTTAAAGAACTGTAATATTGACCCTACTAAATATTCTGGGTATGCTTTTGGAATGGGAATTGAGCGTATAGCAATGCTTTTATATCAAATTCCAGATATTCGTATGTTCTATGAAAATGACAAACGTTTTTTAGAGCAATTTAAATCTATCATCTAA